One window of Nicotiana tomentosiformis chromosome 11, ASM39032v3, whole genome shotgun sequence genomic DNA carries:
- the LOC104090665 gene encoding formin-like protein 18 isoform X3: MALLRKLFYRKPPDGLLEICERVYVFDCCFTTDVWEEENYKGYVGGVISQLRDHYPDVSILVFNFREGESQSPMANILSEYDLTIMDYPRHYEGCPLLSMEVIHHFLRSSESWLSLGQQNVLLMHCERGGWPVLAFMLAALLIYRKHYTGEQKTLDMIYKQAPRELLYLLQPLNPIPSQLRYLQYVARRNVNMQWPPLDRALTLDCIIIRAIPNFDGEGGCRPIFRIYGQDPFLVSDRSPKILFSTPKKNKVVRHYKQAECELVKIDINCHIQGDVVLECICLHDDLEREQMMFRTMFNTAFVRSNILILNRDELDTLWDAKDQFPKDFRAEICPVLRRRMAYQWRHLPKFRRSLTV, translated from the exons TGTTTGATTGCTGTTTCACCACTGATGTTTGGGAGGAAGAAAATTACAAAGGCTATGTAGGAGGTGTGATTAGTCAACTTCGGGATCATTACCCTGACGTTTCAATATTGGTTTTTAATTTTCGTGAAGGGGAATCACAGAGCCCAATGGCAAATATTCTGTCTGAGTATGATCTGACAATAATGGACTACCCTCGGCACTATGAGGGTTGTCCCTTGCTTTCAATGGAGGTGATACACCATTTTCTAAGATCCAGTGAAAGTTGGCTCTCACTTGGGCAGCAAAACGTGCTTTTAATGCATTGTGAACGGGGTGGTTGGCCAGTTTTGGCATTTATGTTGGCTGCATTATTGATATACAGGAAACATTACACTGGAGAGCAGAAGACTTTAGACATGATTTATAAGCAGGCTCCTCGTGAGCTTTTGTACTTGCTGCAGCCACTGAATCCAATTCCTTCTCAGCTAAGATACCTACAGTATGTAGCGAGGAGGAATGTGAACATGCAGTGGCCTCCATTGGATAGAGCACTCACTTTGGATTGCATCATTATTAGGGCGATACCTAATTTTGATGGCGAGGGTGGTTGCCGGCCTATATTTCGTATCTATGGACAGGATCCATTTCTAGTTTCTGatcgatcgccaaaaattttgtTCTCAACTCCaaagaaaaataaagttgtcCGTCACTACAAGCAG GCAGAATGTGAATTAGTTAAGATTGATATCAATTGCCATATTCAAGGAGATGTTGTATTGGAATGTATTTGCTTGCACGATGACCTGGAGCGGGAACAGATGATGTTTAGGACCATGTTTAATACAGCTTTTGTTAGGTCAAACATCTTGATACTTAATCGTGATGAACTTGATACTTTATGGGATGCTAAAGATCAATTTCCAAAAGACTTCAGAGCAGAG ATTTGTCCTGTTTTGAGGAGAAGGATGGCCTACCAGTGGAGGCATTTGCCAAAGTTCAGGAGATCTTTAACAGTGTAG